The Bacteroides fragilis NCTC 9343 genome includes the window TTTTCAAAAGCCTGAATGTGAACGGTCGTTTACTTGATCTTTCCATTCCGCAGGTTATGGGTATACTCAATGTTACACCCGATTCTTTTTATGCAGGTAGCCGAAGCCGGACAGAAGCCGATATTGCTGCACGTGCCCGTCAGATACTTGATGAAGGGGCCTCTATGATTGATATAGGAGCTTATTCGTCACGTCCGAATGCCGAACACATCTCGCCCGAAGAAGAAATGCGGCGTTTGCGTACCGGTCTGGAAATATTGAACCGGAATCATCCGGGTGCTATCATTTCAGTTGACACATTCCGTGCCGGAGTGGCTGAGGAATGTGTGAAGGAGTACGGAGTGGCTATTATCAATGACATTTCGGCCGGTGAGATGGACGAACAGATGTTTCCGACGGTGGCTCGCCTGAATGTACCTTACATTATGATGCACATGCAAGGTACTCCTCAAAACATGCAAAAGGAGCCCCATTATGAAAATTTGCTGAAAGAGGTCTTCATCTATTTTGCCCGGAAAGTACAGCAATTGCGTGACTTGGGAGTGAAAGACATTATTCTCGATCCCGGTTTCGGCTTCGGCAAAACGTTGGAGCATAACTACGAACTGATGGCGCATCTGGAAGAGTTCGGCATTTTCGAACTTCCCTTGTTGGTGGGAGTTTCCCGCAAGTCGATGATTTATCGTTTGTTTGGAACCACACCGCAGGAAGCACTCAACGGGACAACAGTACTCGATACGGTAGCTTTGATGAAAGGTGCCGATATTCTCCGTGTGCATGATGTGCGTGAAGCTGTCGAGTCGGTTCGGCTGATAGAGAAATTAAAAAGTGTATCGGCTTGTTCCTGATACCCGTATACTTAACCCTTAATACTTTAGTCCCGTGTTTTTTGAATTTGGCATAAAAGATTTTATTGATATCCTGTTAGTGGCTTTCCTGCTTTATTACACTTATAAGCTGATGAAAGCCTCCGGATCTATTAATGTGTTCACCGGTATCCTGGTGTTTATCCTTATTTGGCTGGTTGTATCGCAGGTGCTCGAGATGAAGCTCCTGGGCTCCATTTTCGACAAATTGGTGAGTGTGGGAGTCTTGGCGCTGATTGTTCTGTTTCAGGATGAGATCAGGCGCTTTTTGCTGACCCTGGGTTCGCACCAGCACGCCAGTGCCTTGGTACGTTTCCTTACCGGCAACAAAAAAGAAAAACTCCAGCATGATGATATCATGCCGATTGTGATGGCTTGCATCAGTATGGGAAAGCAGAAAGTAGGGGCCTTGATTGTTATGGAGCGTAATGTACCGCTTGACGATGTCATTCGTACCGGTGAAATTATCGATGCCAATATTAACCAGCGGCTGATTGAGAACATTTTCTTTAAAAACAGCCCTTTGCATGATGGCGCAATGGTAATCAGTAAAAAACGTATTAAAGCGGCCGGATGTATTCTTCCGGTATCCCACAACCTAGACATACCCAAAGAATTGGGACTTCGCCACCGGGCGGCAATGGGTATATCGCAGGTTTCGGACGCTTTGGCCATCATTGTTTCCGAAGAAACCGGAGCCATCTCTGTGGCATGGCGCGGTCAGTTCTATTTGCGGCAGAGTGCCGAAGAACTGGAAAGCCTGCTGACAAAGGAAAGCTAAATATCACGCTCTCATACAAAAAATGGTTCTTCTTCAAATTTGGTGGTAAATTCTTTATTTCTTTATTTTCAAGTTGATAATTGTCCTTTTTGCCTGCTTTAATAAGAAAAAACAGATATCGGCTGAATAAGATAGCTCAAGTTCCGGAAGTGAATTTACGCTGTCTGAACCGGTATCTTCATTCTTACACCTTTCTTCAATTAACATTGTTAACGTCTTTTGCAGGTTGTCAGGTTCTTGTGCGCAAATAACAAGTCTTTTGCATTTAAAGAACTTGTTATTCACATCCAAAGAACAAGTTTTAACTCAGTGTTAAAACAAAGCTTTTGAGGACAGAAATCTTACTTTTTAAAGATGTTGATTTTCAGATGGTTTAGTCTAAGATTCGCTTCTTCACCTCACGGATGGACTCTTCGGGCGAAAGCCGGGATACTTGCTTTTTTGTCAACTATAAACGAGGGCTTACACTTCCGAAAACTGAATTAGATTCCATGAGTAAAAGAAAACTTACTTTAGTGAAAATGGTCTGAATCTTATTCGGGCCCGCATGTCTGTGCCCAATAGCCCGAGTATGTGGGCCGATGAGCCCCGGTATGCGGGGCGGAGTAGAGATCGTATGAAAAATGGTAATTATCTTGTTCATAAAGGTTTGTGATATGGGGGAAATCAAGTTAATCTCTTCCTTATTTGTGCAGGGGAAAAGGTCTTTGGGAAATTGTGTGAAGAGTAATGAATCAATAGTGTATTTGCATGTGGCTCAGTTGGATAATGTCAGACTGTTATTGATAAGATTTATAGATGAAACTGGAGGTAGAAAAATTATATTTTATTTGCAATCAACTCTTTTTTTGATTTTCTTTGCAAAAGAAAATGATGAACAATGAAATTTATCTATAGTATCTTATTTGCTTTACTTTGGATAGGGGTTACAATTACTTTTGGATCCTATCTTTATCGTATGGGTCTGCCTATTGTAAATGCAAGTGCACAAAAACTCTTGTTGCGTACAATTGATGAAGACTTGGAATGTAGATTCCGAAAATTGAAACCCAATCAGGCGTACGTTACCGGAAAGAAACATACAAAGAATAAGAAAGTAACCCTTACAGATAAGAGCGGGACTCACAATGTACGTCAATTTGCCATTGATACTGTTTATACGGATACATCTTTTGTGCATAGAGTTAAACAATCTTACCTTATAGAGCGAAACTCTATTAATGTGGATTCTCTGAATCAGAAATGGCAGTTGAAACTTCGTATGGATGGAATCTGTGCTAATACCGGAATAAAACTAACAAATTCTCTAAAGAACGGAGAGCGGATATCGGCATCGAGTGGGCTAAATGAACCCGATTGTTTTTTATTAGCCTATAGTACAGGGGTCGGTTATGGTATAAAAATGGATGCTTTTATAAGACCTTTTTGGGCGACCGTTGTTTTAAAAGCGCATTGGAATAATATCTGGACTTGGAACTATGTTCTTTTTTCACTGATCTTTTGTTTGTTTTATGTTCCGGGTGTTCGTCTTTTTCTTGTTCAAGTTTTATCTAAGTTCAGAATAGTAGATAATCATGTTAAATCGTCGCAACCACTTGCTCAACAAAAAGGTGAATTTGTTTGGGAGGTCGATGGACTTACATTTGATTATCTGCAGAGGAGTATCACTTATCATGATCAGACTTGTATACTCCGAAAACAAGTTGCTGAGGTATTGTTGGCATTTCTTAAAGCACCCGGCCATTTGTTGTTGAATGAAGATCTGAAAAAACTATTCTGGAAAGAATTGGATAATGTCGATTCTTTTATGGAACGCAGGAACCGACTGATAACTGATTTACGTACCGATTTAAGGAAAATAGGGGCTAATCTTAGCGTTACCTTGGTAAATGGAGGCTATCAACTCCACTTTAGTTTAGAAAATAGTAAGAAATCAGTGAAAAATCAGTGAGAAATCAGTCTTTCTCACTGGCGGTGGGCGAGATAAGCCATACCTTTGCAATAAAAACATAGAGTATGAAAAACGCAAAAATTACTATTGGACTTATCGGGCTATTGCTAATAGGTCTTGTTTCTGTGAGAAAAGAAGGAAAGGTACAAGAAGCCGGTTTGCTATTGCAAAATGTGGAGGCTTTGGCTACAGGAGAGCCGTTCCCCGATGGAGATATAGCCTGTATCGGTGACGGATCTGTGGACTGTCCGTTCACATATCTGAAAGTTGAAGTAGTATACCGTGAAGAATAATGGGCCGTCCCATTAAAATTATCGGCTATTTATGCTTTCTGATGGCACTTTGCTCATGTAAAGAGACCAAAGAGCAGCAAATATCCCGTTTGATTCACGAATGGGAGGGTAGAACGATTGTCTATCCCGCTGATATGACA containing:
- the folP gene encoding dihydropteroate synthase, producing MDSTIFKSLNVNGRLLDLSIPQVMGILNVTPDSFYAGSRSRTEADIAARARQILDEGASMIDIGAYSSRPNAEHISPEEEMRRLRTGLEILNRNHPGAIISVDTFRAGVAEECVKEYGVAIINDISAGEMDEQMFPTVARLNVPYIMMHMQGTPQNMQKEPHYENLLKEVFIYFARKVQQLRDLGVKDIILDPGFGFGKTLEHNYELMAHLEEFGIFELPLLVGVSRKSMIYRLFGTTPQEALNGTTVLDTVALMKGADILRVHDVREAVESVRLIEKLKSVSACS
- the cdaA gene encoding diadenylate cyclase CdaA encodes the protein MFFEFGIKDFIDILLVAFLLYYTYKLMKASGSINVFTGILVFILIWLVVSQVLEMKLLGSIFDKLVSVGVLALIVLFQDEIRRFLLTLGSHQHASALVRFLTGNKKEKLQHDDIMPIVMACISMGKQKVGALIVMERNVPLDDVIRTGEIIDANINQRLIENIFFKNSPLHDGAMVISKKRIKAAGCILPVSHNLDIPKELGLRHRAAMGISQVSDALAIIVSEETGAISVAWRGQFYLRQSAEELESLLTKES
- a CDS encoding response regulator transcription factor, with the protein product MKFIYSILFALLWIGVTITFGSYLYRMGLPIVNASAQKLLLRTIDEDLECRFRKLKPNQAYVTGKKHTKNKKVTLTDKSGTHNVRQFAIDTVYTDTSFVHRVKQSYLIERNSINVDSLNQKWQLKLRMDGICANTGIKLTNSLKNGERISASSGLNEPDCFLLAYSTGVGYGIKMDAFIRPFWATVVLKAHWNNIWTWNYVLFSLIFCLFYVPGVRLFLVQVLSKFRIVDNHVKSSQPLAQQKGEFVWEVDGLTFDYLQRSITYHDQTCILRKQVAEVLLAFLKAPGHLLLNEDLKKLFWKELDNVDSFMERRNRLITDLRTDLRKIGANLSVTLVNGGYQLHFSLENSKKSVKNQ
- a CDS encoding NVEALA domain-containing protein, whose protein sequence is MKNAKITIGLIGLLLIGLVSVRKEGKVQEAGLLLQNVEALATGEPFPDGDIACIGDGSVDCPFTYLKVEVVYREE